The nucleotide sequence AGCCGGCCGGTCACTGAGCCGAGCTGGTCGGTGTTGGAGGTTACGAGGGTGCCGCCCGGAAACAGGACGCCATTATTATTGGAATTGGGCAGCCAGCTATATTGGGCCTCAGCACCCAACACCCAGTTGGGCGCGAACTGATAGTCGAAGCCGCCCTGCACGCCGCCAAGGAAGCGGGCGTCGCTGCCCTGCAGGGAGTCGTTGCCTGCAAAGGCGCCGCCGACATGGCCGCCGATATAGAAGCCGGTCCAGTTATAGACGACCTGGGGCGCGGTATAGGCCGGCGCCTTGGTGTAGGGGCGCGGCGGTATGTCAGCCGCAAAGGCTGGAGCCGCCATGACGGCCAGCGCGGCTGCGCCGAGCAAAATCTTTTTCATCACCTAATCCCCGTTACAAACGTTGCGGATACCAATCCAAACAACGTGACTTCATTTAGGTTGCTTTGCGGCAAGTGCCGCGACCCGATGGCGCGCCCACTGTGATGGCACAGCAACAAACCCGTTTTAGTTCCCTCGCACGGAAGGCTTTTCCCTCCGTTAAGGAGGAGGTTTCCCCACTTAGTTGATGTCCGGGATGACTAAGGCAAGGTTCAACCCTCGCCGAAAAGTGATCCGAATTTGTTCACGGTTCCGTCCCGGAACGCCCCCGGCCGCCCTTGCGGCCGGGGGCGTTCAGGCCTTGCGAGGCTCAATACCGCGCCGCTTCGCTGACGGCGTCGGCAAAGGCCTGCGGCGCCTCCTGCGGCAGGTTATGTCCAATGCCACCGGTGATGAGGCGATGGGCGTACTTGCCGGAAAACTTCCTGGCGTAGACCTTGGGGTCGGGATGCGGGGCGCCGTTGGCGTCACCCTCGAGGGTGATGGCGGGCACGGCGATGACGGGGAATTCGGCCAGCCGCTTTTCCAGCTCGTCGTATTTCGCCTCGCCGGGAGCGAGACCAAGCCGCCAGCGGTAATTGTGGATCACGATGGCCACATGATCAGGATTGTCGAAGGACGCCGCGCTGCGTTCGAATGTGGCGTCGTCGAAATTCCATTTCGGCGAGGCGAGCTGCCAGATCAACTTTGAAAACTCGCGCCGGTATTTTTCGTAGCCCAGCCGGCCGCGCTTGGTCGCGAAGTAATACTGGTACCACCATTGCAGTTCGGCCGATGGCGGCAACGGCTTCGCGTTGGCCTCCTGGCTGCCGATTAGATAGCCGCTGACCGAGACCAGCGCCTTGACGCGCTGCGGCCAGATCGCCGCCACGATGTCGGCGGTCCGCGCGCCCCAGTCGAAGCCGGCGACCACCGCTTTATCGATCTTGAGCGCATCCATCAGGGCGATGACGTCGGTGGCGAGCGCGCCCTGCTGACCGTTTCGCGGCGTGTCGGTTGAGAGAAAGCGCGTCGTGCCGTAGCCGCGCAGCCAGGGCGCGATCACCCGGAAGCCCACTGAGGCCAGCAACGGTACGACATCGACGAAGGCGTAGATGTCGTAGGGCCAGCCGTGCAGCAGGATGACGACGGGACCATCGGCCGGCCCGGCTTCGGCATAACCGATCGTGAGGACGCCGGCCTCGATCTGTTTCAGCGCGGCAAACGAGGTGTGGGCGCCCGGCCCGATCGCGCCCCAGCCCGCGCCGGGCTTTGCGTCGCCGGACTGCGCAAAGAGGGATCCGCTCATGGCGAACGGTGCCGCCGCAAGCGTCACGCCGGCGACGCCGAGGAAGCGGCGGCGGTCAGGGGTAGTGTGCTGGGACATGGATCATTCCGGTTGTAATCTGATGCGATTAGATCGTACACGATATAAATGACGCAGCATCTCGGTGTCAATCCTTCCGATTTAATCGCGTGCGATATAGATGGCCACGAGACATCACAGTCTCGTGTGGGGTCGGATTAAAGCTGCCAACGCTCTGCACCCTCGAGAGATCAGCGCGTCATTTTCTCCAGTTCCGCGAATGGCGCGTACGCCACCCCCGCACAGGCCTCGACGGCGTTTTCGATGATGCGGTCGAGGCGGCCATCGACAAAGAGCATGGCGCGTTCACGCGGCTCGCGGTAGCCGCCGTCGGACTCGCGCGCGCTGAACCGGAGACAGACGACATAGCGCTGCCGCCCGCCGACTACGCGCTCGACCGGCTCGGCCATGACGGCGTCGCGCACGCCGACGGGATTGTTGAGATAGGTCCTCAGAAACGCCAGCACTTCAGTGCGGTAATTTTTGGGAAATGGCTGGCTGGAAACGCCGCGATCATCGGTAAAGGTGATCGGCTTGCCGTCATCGCTGGCGGCACAGGCCGACAATATGATCGGCAGCAACATCATCGCCGCGATTTTGGCCGAACGTCCCAAGCGAACTCTTCCCTGCCTCCGCCGTCTCTTAGACCGCTTGGCGCGAGAATGGAATTCGCAACTCGGTTATCAACTCACTTTCGCTCTCGAAAAGTTGAGCGCGCCAGCCCACGGCCATTAGCAAGGCAAATGGCGCGTGGGCTGGTCCGTCATTCGCAAGGCGCGCCGGGCAATGGGGGCGAAACGCGCGCCGGCGAATCAGGTTCAGCTACGTTTTGCGGCCGGCGTCACGTGCTTGACCGCGATGTGCGGCTTCGCGTGCATCTTGTGCAAGCCGATTTGCTTGTGGTGGCGATGATGCCGATAATGCTTGTGGTGGCGGCCCATCCTTGCATTGGCGTTCAGCGCCTTCGATTTGCCTTCGGCTTTGATGACAGGCGCCTGCGTGGTCTTGTTCACCGGCGCCTGCGCGGTCTTGCCCGGCGTGCCGGCAAGCGCAGGCGCGGCGAGAACGGAAACGGCAACGAGCGCTGCGGAAATGGTCTTGAGCATGGTTGTCTCCTTCTCCATGGGACCCGCGGGCATTTCCGGTCGAAGGGCCGGGCTCGCCGATCATGCAGGCGACGCTAGCGGCGGCGCACTGAACCACGCGTGAATCGGATCTTCGGATTCCGTTCATCTGAATGACATCTTCGTCATGTCCGTTGACGGCGACCGCCGATGAAAATTGGCGAAATCAAGGGTAGCGGCGCGGGAATGTTCTTGGGCGCCGGGGGTTCAACTCAACGGGCTTCGGTGTAGAATTTGCCGAACCGGCCATCAGGAGAGATGCATGAATAGAATTGCGATCAGGCTTTTGACCTTTGCAATGTTGTCGCTCACGCTCGCGGCGGCCCCAGTCGTCAGCGTCGTCTACGCCGCGCCCGACAACGATCCCCCGCCGCCGCCGAAGAAGAAGAAATCCAGCGAAGCCCGTCCCGGCATTGAGCAAACCGCGTTCGCCGACGGCTATCGCGCCGCCTACGCCGCGATCTACGAGCGCCACGACTATGCGTCGGCGATCGAGCAGTTGAAGGCGCTCGGCCGCGACGACCAGGCCGCCGTCGCCAACCTGATCGGCTACTCCTATCGCAAGCTCGGCGACTACAAGGTCTCGCAGATCTGGTACGAGCGCGCGCTCAAGGCCGATCCGAGCCACGTCAAGACCTGGCAATATTACGGTCTGTGGCAGGTCGAACAGGGCAACCGCGATCAGGCGCAATATCACCTGAACCGGATCGCTCAGCTCACCGGCACTTCAAGC is from Bradyrhizobium sp. AZCC 2176 and encodes:
- a CDS encoding outer membrane protein encodes the protein MKKILLGAAALAVMAAPAFAADIPPRPYTKAPAYTAPQVVYNWTGFYIGGHVGGAFAGNDSLQGSDARFLGGVQGGFDYQFAPNWVLGAEAQYSWLPNSNNNGVLFPGGTLVTSNTDQLGSVTGRLGYTWGPALLYAKGGYAWRDGNNLGVSVAGVPQGFTTNGNHKDGYTVGGGLEYMFAPNWSAKAEYQYYNFGDTTFTTGPADIAGRSFRNDEHSAKVGVNYRFGWGGPAAARY
- a CDS encoding alpha/beta fold hydrolase; this translates as MSQHTTPDRRRFLGVAGVTLAAAPFAMSGSLFAQSGDAKPGAGWGAIGPGAHTSFAALKQIEAGVLTIGYAEAGPADGPVVILLHGWPYDIYAFVDVVPLLASVGFRVIAPWLRGYGTTRFLSTDTPRNGQQGALATDVIALMDALKIDKAVVAGFDWGARTADIVAAIWPQRVKALVSVSGYLIGSQEANAKPLPPSAELQWWYQYYFATKRGRLGYEKYRREFSKLIWQLASPKWNFDDATFERSAASFDNPDHVAIVIHNYRWRLGLAPGEAKYDELEKRLAEFPVIAVPAITLEGDANGAPHPDPKVYARKFSGKYAHRLITGGIGHNLPQEAPQAFADAVSEAARY
- a CDS encoding His-rich protein BRANT, giving the protein MLKTISAALVAVSVLAAPALAGTPGKTAQAPVNKTTQAPVIKAEGKSKALNANARMGRHHKHYRHHRHHKQIGLHKMHAKPHIAVKHVTPAAKRS
- a CDS encoding tetratricopeptide repeat protein codes for the protein MNRIAIRLLTFAMLSLTLAAAPVVSVVYAAPDNDPPPPPKKKKSSEARPGIEQTAFADGYRAAYAAIYERHDYASAIEQLKALGRDDQAAVANLIGYSYRKLGDYKVSQIWYERALKADPSHVKTWQYYGLWQVEQGNRDQAQYHLNRIAQLTGTSSEEYRSLAAALEKPPGTGLVY